One segment of bacterium DNA contains the following:
- a CDS encoding glycoside hydrolase family 88 protein — protein sequence MRFWYLCSMAATLGMMLASPSSAQDPPSRAEILATLRLVQGHWVAGHPDPGNRGWARSAYFAGHMALHAIAPRQADLDYAFLWADSNAWALFGGPTTRNADHQCCGQTYAELDVFVPDPAHLADITTSVLGMVESPECDDWWWCDALFMAMPVFMRLGLLHGDDRCFLKLHDLYAHTRTARGLYDPARHLWYRDESYLPPYATPAGAPCFWSRGNGWVFTGLARTLADLPPGDPHRAEYVATFRDMAAALAAVQRADGFWNVSLADTTDFPGPETSGTAFFTFGLAWGIRSGLLDEQTYLPVAARAWQGLSTVAVHPDGFLGYVQDVGGEPASSQPVTCDCTADFGVGAFLLAGSELFRLADGASAADEDPFVGPFLAQNAPNPFNPVTMIRFDLPAAAAVNLSVYDLCGRRIATLVDGELPPGAHACVWRGVDGEGRPAASGIYVGRLVADGVRVSRRMTLAR from the coding sequence ATGCGCTTCTGGTATCTCTGTTCGATGGCGGCGACGCTGGGCATGATGCTCGCGTCGCCGTCTTCGGCCCAGGACCCGCCCTCCCGCGCCGAGATCCTCGCCACCCTGCGCCTGGTCCAAGGTCACTGGGTCGCGGGGCATCCCGATCCGGGCAACCGCGGCTGGGCCCGGTCGGCCTATTTCGCCGGTCATATGGCGCTGCACGCGATCGCCCCGCGCCAGGCCGACCTGGACTACGCCTTTCTCTGGGCGGACAGCAACGCCTGGGCCCTCTTCGGCGGTCCGACCACGCGCAACGCCGACCATCAGTGCTGCGGGCAGACGTACGCGGAGCTCGACGTGTTCGTCCCCGATCCCGCGCATCTCGCCGACATCACCACCAGCGTGCTGGGCATGGTCGAGAGCCCCGAGTGCGACGACTGGTGGTGGTGCGACGCCCTGTTCATGGCCATGCCCGTCTTCATGCGCCTCGGCCTCCTGCACGGGGACGACCGCTGTTTCCTCAAGCTGCACGACCTGTACGCCCACACCAGGACCGCGCGCGGCCTCTACGACCCGGCCCGCCACCTGTGGTATCGCGACGAGAGCTACCTGCCGCCCTACGCCACGCCCGCCGGCGCGCCCTGCTTCTGGTCGCGGGGCAACGGCTGGGTCTTCACCGGGCTCGCGCGCACGCTGGCGGACCTGCCGCCCGGCGATCCCCACCGGGCGGAATACGTCGCGACCTTCCGGGACATGGCCGCGGCCCTGGCCGCGGTCCAGCGCGCCGACGGTTTCTGGAACGTGAGCCTCGCCGACACGACCGATTTCCCGGGACCGGAGACCAGCGGCACCGCGTTCTTCACCTTCGGCCTGGCGTGGGGCATCCGCAGCGGCCTGCTGGACGAGCAGACATACCTGCCCGTGGCGGCCCGGGCCTGGCAGGGCCTGTCGACCGTCGCCGTCCACCCCGACGGCTTCCTGGGATACGTGCAGGACGTGGGAGGGGAGCCGGCGTCGTCCCAGCCGGTGACCTGCGACTGCACCGCGGACTTCGGCGTCGGCGCTTTCCTGCTGGCCGGCAGCGAGCTGTTCCGGCTGGCCGACGGCGCCTCGGCTGCGGATGAGGACCCCTTCGTGGGGCCGTTCCTGGCGCAGAACGCGCCGAACCCCTTCAATCCAGTCACCATGATCCGTTTCGATCTGCCGGCCGCCGCCGCGGTGAACCTGTCGGTCTACGATCTCTGCGGCCGCCGCATCGCGACGCTTGTCGACGGGGAGCTGCCGCCCGGTGCGCACGCCTGCGTCTGGCGCGGCGTCGACGGCGAGGGCAGGCCGGCGGCGTCCGGGATCTATGTCGGCCGGCTCGTGGCGGACGGCGTCCGGGTCTCGCGCCGGATGACGCTCGCCCGCTGA
- a CDS encoding SH3 domain-containing protein — protein sequence MKKMRRWLPLLLLLLAAVAAWAAAQMLSVQVREGQLRDRPSFLGKVVADVSYGDRMTVLSSQGGWTKVRDGGGKSGWIHTSALTEKKVVLKAGDMDAATGASGEELALAGKGFNDEVEAEFKSKNPDVDYAWVDRMEMMAVSAEEAVDFLKDGGVEPKGGE from the coding sequence ATGAAGAAGATGCGACGTTGGCTGCCCCTGCTCCTGCTGCTGCTGGCGGCGGTGGCGGCCTGGGCGGCGGCGCAGATGCTGAGCGTACAGGTGCGCGAGGGGCAGTTGCGCGATCGCCCCTCGTTCCTGGGCAAGGTCGTGGCGGACGTGTCGTACGGCGACCGCATGACCGTGCTCTCGTCGCAGGGCGGCTGGACCAAGGTCCGCGACGGCGGCGGCAAGTCGGGCTGGATCCACACCTCGGCGCTCACCGAGAAGAAGGTCGTCCTGAAGGCCGGCGACATGGACGCGGCGACCGGCGCGTCGGGCGAGGAGCTGGCCCTGGCGGGCAAGGGCTTCAACGACGAGGTCGAGGCCGAGTTCAAGTCCAAGAACCCGGACGTGGACTACGCCTGGGTGGACCGCATGGAGATGATGGCCGTCTCGGCCGAGGAAGCGGTCGACTTCCTCAAGGACGGC